A genomic segment from Aegilops tauschii subsp. strangulata cultivar AL8/78 chromosome 1, Aet v6.0, whole genome shotgun sequence encodes:
- the LOC109787364 gene encoding putative casein kinase II subunit beta-4 encodes MSGAAYRDRGFGGAAEMDRKRIKEALEKHTERPSPSTSRGASREKELLAAGKITTQIGKVPKVSDVEEFETDSEDSDVSGSEGEDTSWISWFCSLRGNEFFCEIDDDYIQDDFNLCGLSSQVPYYDYALDLILDIESSNGDVFTEEQNELIESSAEMLYGLIHARYILTSKGLAAMLEKFKNYDFGRCPRVYCCGQPCLPAGQSDIPRSSTVKVFCPKCEDLHYPRSKYQGNIDGAYFGTTFPHLFLMTYPHLKPQKPSQQYVPRVFGFKLHKQS; translated from the exons ATGAGCGGCGCAGCCTACAGGGACCGGGGATTCGGCGGCGCCGCGGAGATGGACCGGAAGCGCATCAAGGAGGCGCTCGAGAAGCACACGGAGAGGCCGTCCCCGTCCACCTCCAGGGGGGCGTCCAGGGAGAAGGAGCTGCTCGCCGCCGGCAAGATAACCACTCAGATCGGCAAGGTCCCCAAGGTCTCCGACGTCG AGGAATTTGAAACTGATAGTGAAGATTCTGATGTTAGTGGTTCTGAAGGAGAGGACACATCTTGGATTTCATGGTTCTGTAGCTTGCGAGGCAACGAATTCTTCTGTGAGATTGATGATGATTATATACAGGATGATTTCAATCTCTGTGGCCTAAGCAGTCAGGTGCCATATTATGATTATGCACTTGATCTCATCCTAGACATCGAGTCTTCTAATG GTGATGTATTCACTGAGGAGCAAAATGAATTAATCGAGTCATCTGCAGAGATGCTGTATGGTTTAATTCATGCACGGTACATCTTAACCAGCAAGGGTCTAGCTGCAATG TTAGAAAAGTTCAAGAACTATGATTTTGGCAGATGCCCTCGAGTATACTGCTGTGGTCAACCCTGTCTTCCAGCAGGGCAATCAGACATTCCTAGGTCAAGCACAGTGAAGGTGTTTTGTCCAAAATGTGAAGATTTACACTATCCAAGGTCCAAGTACCAAGGCA ACATTGATGGAGCATACTTTGGTACGACATTCCCTCATCTCTTCTTGATGACATACCCACACCTGAAGCCACAGAAGCCATCACAGCAATACGTCCCAAGGGTTTTTGGCTTCAAACTTCACAAGCAGTCATGA